Proteins encoded in a region of the candidate division TA06 bacterium B3_TA06 genome:
- a CDS encoding phosphomethylpyrimidine synthase — protein MLTDEVLVKKVAVSEGVDEEVVSHGLTEGTIVIPYNRRRPRQIEPVGIGKGLRTKVNANIGTSPSIADAENEKAKLHAAIDAGADTVMDLSTGGDIDKVRRMVVAESTVPVGTVPIYQAACDSPKLKKSLVELSVDEIFAGIRKHLEDGVDFLTVHTGLTRAGVERLRNRKRLAGIVSRGGAMMVEWMMFNKAENPLAEYFDRLLDLTGEFGACLSLGDGLRPGALADASDRPQIQELLIIGEQVDRARAAGVQAMVEGPGHVPLDQIEMNVKLQKEICHGAPFYVLGPLVTDVAPGYDHIVSAIGGAIAGMHGADFLCYVTPSEHLGLPDADDVRVGTIVSRIAAHAADIAKYPQRARKWDEEMSKLRERFKWDEMIKASLDPAEARKRFDRYPKQAEDVCTMCGEFCAIKHSREALGG, from the coding sequence ATGCTCACAGACGAAGTGTTAGTCAAGAAGGTTGCGGTCTCGGAAGGGGTGGATGAGGAGGTTGTAAGCCACGGTCTAACTGAAGGGACGATCGTTATTCCTTACAACCGCAGGCGTCCGCGCCAGATAGAACCTGTGGGGATAGGCAAAGGCCTTCGTACCAAGGTCAACGCGAACATCGGCACCTCGCCCTCGATTGCGGATGCCGAAAACGAGAAGGCGAAGCTTCATGCGGCTATAGATGCGGGTGCGGACACGGTGATGGACCTTTCCACCGGCGGTGATATAGACAAGGTAAGACGGATGGTTGTCGCGGAATCAACCGTTCCTGTCGGTACAGTTCCCATTTATCAGGCGGCGTGCGACTCCCCAAAGCTCAAGAAATCACTCGTTGAGCTCTCGGTGGACGAGATATTCGCAGGGATTCGCAAGCATCTTGAGGATGGTGTTGATTTTCTAACCGTACATACAGGTCTTACCCGTGCAGGTGTAGAGCGGCTTCGCAACCGCAAGCGTCTTGCCGGTATCGTTAGCCGGGGCGGTGCCATGATGGTTGAGTGGATGATGTTCAATAAAGCCGAAAATCCCCTTGCAGAGTACTTTGATCGGCTGCTTGATTTGACCGGTGAGTTTGGTGCCTGCCTGAGTCTGGGCGACGGTTTAAGACCGGGTGCTCTTGCGGATGCCTCCGATCGTCCGCAGATCCAGGAGCTTCTGATCATAGGCGAGCAGGTGGACAGGGCTCGCGCGGCAGGGGTTCAGGCGATGGTTGAAGGACCTGGCCACGTTCCCCTTGATCAGATCGAGATGAATGTCAAATTGCAAAAGGAGATCTGCCACGGCGCGCCGTTCTATGTTTTAGGGCCGCTGGTAACCGACGTTGCTCCGGGCTATGATCATATCGTTTCGGCGATCGGCGGTGCGATTGCGGGAATGCACGGCGCTGACTTTCTATGCTACGTTACCCCATCCGAGCATCTCGGTCTGCCTGATGCCGATGACGTCAGAGTAGGAACGATCGTGAGCCGGATAGCTGCTCACGCCGCGGACATAGCAAAGTACCCGCAGCGGGCACGCAAGTGGGACGAAGAGATGTCAAAGCTGCGCGAGAGATTCAAATGGGATGAGATGATTAAAGCCTCGCTTGATCCTGCCGAGGCGCGTAAGCGCTTCGACCGCTACCCAAAACAGGCCGAGGATGTGTGCACCATGTGCGGAGAGTTCTGTGCCATAAAGCATTCCAGAGAGGCTCTTGGTGGTTAA
- a CDS encoding bifunctional methylenetetrahydrofolate dehydrogenase/methenyltetrahydrofolate cyclohydrolase (catalyzes the formation of 5,10-methenyltetrahydrofolate from 5,10-methylenetetrahydrofolate and subsequent formation of 10-formyltetrahydrofolate from 5,10-methenyltetrahydrofolate) → MSMILDGKKVAAEKRGLLKARIEELGAKGVTPQLAFLSVGADEASLSYQRSQERACKKVGIVTSPINLPADVSEDELLNTLFDLNEDNNVHGILITLPLPKGIDEERILGAIEPTKDVDCLSPINRGRLAFGKSTFLPATPAGIVSLLEAYEISLTGKHVVILGRGKAVGWPLAQILLRKTKMGNATVTVCHSRSSDLAKYTRNADIVVAAIGKARFVGPEFVHADQVVVDAGINGEDTPEGWKMVGDVDFGRVSDIVNAITPVPGGVGPMTVAMLLANVTAAAERRLIENDTRG, encoded by the coding sequence ATGTCAATGATACTCGACGGGAAGAAAGTGGCTGCCGAGAAGCGGGGACTCCTTAAAGCCAGGATAGAGGAACTCGGGGCTAAGGGGGTGACCCCGCAGCTTGCATTCCTTTCGGTGGGTGCAGATGAGGCCTCTCTTTCCTACCAGCGTTCCCAGGAGCGTGCCTGCAAGAAGGTGGGTATAGTTACCAGTCCTATCAACCTTCCTGCCGATGTCTCCGAAGACGAGTTGCTCAACACCCTCTTCGATCTCAACGAGGATAACAATGTTCACGGGATACTCATTACCCTGCCTCTACCCAAGGGGATAGACGAGGAACGCATACTTGGGGCTATCGAACCCACCAAGGATGTGGATTGCCTGAGTCCCATAAACCGAGGCCGTCTGGCTTTTGGCAAGTCTACATTTCTGCCAGCCACACCCGCGGGTATCGTCTCACTGCTTGAGGCATACGAGATTTCACTTACCGGCAAGCACGTCGTCATATTGGGTCGAGGCAAGGCGGTTGGTTGGCCACTGGCACAGATCCTTCTGCGCAAGACCAAGATGGGCAACGCCACCGTTACCGTCTGTCATTCACGCTCAAGCGATCTTGCCAAATATACCCGTAACGCAGATATAGTAGTTGCGGCGATCGGAAAGGCGCGTTTTGTAGGCCCTGAATTCGTACATGCCGATCAAGTAGTCGTAGATGCAGGTATCAACGGTGAAGATACGCCTGAAGGGTGGAAGATGGTTGGGGATGTTGACTTTGGGCGCGTTTCGGATATAGTTAACGCTATAACACCGGTTCCAGGCGGGGTCGGGCCTATGACCGTGGCTATGCTTCTCGCAAACGTAACCGCCGCGGCAGAAAGGAGACTTATAGAGAACGATACTCGTGGATGA
- a CDS encoding aminotransferase, whose product MPERLLVVNYRLFTPGPVEVSEEVLEEHGKRFPYHRDRSFAEVVGRVTEDLKKILFTDARIFFFTSSGTGGMQAALVNLFSEGDEVLVTSIGKFGQRWKELADTFRLKVTYLPFEFGQSVDPAMVDDALRDNPLIKAVLSTFTETSTGAKNDVKAMGEIVGRHDKIFVLDSIAGLIADELRMDAWNVDVAIGGSQKAIGAPPGLSIVALNERAWKLAENSTLPKYYFNMQIAEKFRQKGFTPWTPAITVMMSLAVSIKNFKERGIENVWADHAHWASFFREKAGQMGFKFLPRNPSNALSAIKMPDGVESTPIIREIKEEEGILFANGQAELKGHLIRIGHMGHANEQDTLKTLEVLEKHALPRIKETG is encoded by the coding sequence ATTCCAGAGAGGCTCTTGGTGGTTAACTATCGTTTGTTCACCCCTGGCCCGGTGGAGGTCTCGGAAGAGGTTCTTGAGGAGCACGGGAAGCGTTTCCCCTATCACCGTGATCGTTCTTTCGCAGAGGTGGTCGGGAGGGTAACCGAGGACCTTAAAAAGATCCTCTTCACCGACGCCCGGATATTCTTTTTTACCTCATCAGGCACCGGCGGGATGCAGGCCGCACTCGTAAATCTCTTTTCGGAAGGTGACGAGGTTCTTGTGACCTCGATCGGGAAGTTCGGACAGCGTTGGAAGGAACTTGCAGATACCTTCCGCCTCAAGGTCACTTACCTTCCGTTCGAGTTCGGCCAGAGTGTTGATCCTGCGATGGTGGATGACGCCCTTCGCGACAACCCCTTGATCAAGGCGGTGCTTTCTACATTTACGGAGACTTCCACAGGTGCAAAAAACGACGTAAAGGCTATGGGTGAAATCGTAGGGCGTCACGACAAGATATTCGTTCTGGACTCAATCGCCGGGCTTATCGCGGACGAACTTCGAATGGATGCATGGAACGTGGACGTGGCGATCGGCGGCTCGCAGAAGGCAATCGGCGCACCGCCCGGTTTATCTATTGTTGCCCTGAACGAGCGCGCGTGGAAGCTGGCAGAAAACTCCACACTCCCGAAATACTACTTCAACATGCAGATCGCCGAGAAGTTCCGCCAGAAGGGCTTTACTCCATGGACACCCGCGATCACGGTGATGATGTCCCTGGCGGTCAGCATCAAGAACTTCAAGGAGCGCGGCATCGAGAACGTCTGGGCCGATCATGCGCACTGGGCAAGCTTCTTTCGAGAAAAGGCAGGCCAGATGGGATTTAAATTCCTTCCCCGCAATCCATCCAACGCACTCTCGGCAATAAAAATGCCTGACGGAGTGGAAAGCACGCCGATCATCAGAGAGATTAAAGAGGAGGAAGGGATACTATTTGCCAACGGTCAGGCAGAGCTTAAAGGGCACCTCATCCGCATTGGCCACATGGGCCACGCAAACGAGCAAGATACCCTGAAGACGCTTGAAGTGCTCGAAAAGCACGCTTTGCCCAGGATCAAGGAGACTGGATGA